A region of Pseudomonas sp. Marseille-Q3773 DNA encodes the following proteins:
- the cobO gene encoding cob(I)yrinic acid a,c-diamide adenosyltransferase — protein sequence MSESTERDERHLARMQRKKAIIDERIANSPNECGLLLVLTGNGKGKSSSAFGMLARALGHGMQCGVVQFIKGRNSTGEELFFRRFPEQVRYHVMGEGFTWETQDRQRDIAAAEAAWAVSRQLLQDPGVQFVVLDELNIALKHGYLDLDQVLADIQARPPMQHVIVTGRAAKPEMIELADTVTEMGMLKHAFQAGIRAQKGVEL from the coding sequence GACGAACGCCACCTGGCGCGCATGCAGCGCAAGAAAGCGATCATCGACGAACGTATCGCCAATTCCCCCAACGAATGCGGCCTGCTGCTGGTGCTGACCGGCAATGGCAAGGGCAAGAGCAGCTCGGCCTTTGGCATGCTCGCGCGTGCCCTGGGGCATGGCATGCAGTGCGGTGTGGTGCAGTTCATCAAGGGCCGCAACAGTACCGGCGAAGAGCTGTTCTTCCGTCGCTTCCCAGAGCAGGTGCGCTACCACGTGATGGGCGAGGGCTTTACCTGGGAAACCCAGGACCGCCAGCGCGACATTGCCGCCGCCGAAGCGGCCTGGGCCGTGTCGCGCCAGTTGCTGCAGGACCCTGGCGTACAGTTCGTGGTCCTGGATGAGCTGAACATCGCCCTCAAGCATGGCTACCTCGACCTTGACCAGGTGCTGGCCGATATCCAGGCGCGCCCGCCGATGCAGCATGTGATCGTCACTGGCCGCGCCGCCAAGCCTGAAATGATCGAGCTGGCCGACACCGTGACCGAGATGGGCATGCTCAAGCACGCGTTCCAGGCCGGTATCCGCGCACAGAAGGGCGTCGAACTGTGA
- a CDS encoding cobyrinate a,c-diamide synthase, translating into MSQPRHCPAVLIAAPASGQGKPPVPAALARLHRNLGRKVRVFKCGPDFLDPMILERASGAPVYQLDLWMIGAEESRRLLWDAAGEADLILIEGVMGLFDGNPSSADLARHFGVPVLAVIDGTAMAQTFGALALGLARYQPDLPFAGVLANRVGSLRHAQLLEGSLTEGLRWYGGLSRERGIELPSRHLGLVQASELNDLDARLDAAAEALGASCDAALPPPVAFAEPVPETCATPLAGVRIGVARDEAFAFIYGANLDLLRTLGAHLEFFSPLHDRALPAVDSLYLPGGYPELHHHALAGNVPMNEAIRAHHAQGKPLLAECGGMLYLLDALTDVAGARAELLGLLPGEATMQKRLAALALQAVELPEGTLRGHTYHHSLTTTALESIARGLSPNGGRGNEAVYRLGRLTASYVHFYFPSNPDAVAALLRP; encoded by the coding sequence GTGAGCCAGCCGCGTCATTGCCCTGCCGTATTGATCGCGGCACCGGCCTCCGGCCAGGGCAAGCCCCCCGTTCCCGCCGCCCTGGCCCGCCTGCACCGCAACCTCGGGCGCAAAGTGCGGGTGTTCAAGTGCGGGCCTGACTTTCTCGACCCGATGATCCTCGAACGGGCCAGTGGTGCGCCGGTGTACCAGCTCGACTTGTGGATGATCGGCGCCGAGGAAAGCCGCCGGTTGCTGTGGGACGCTGCCGGCGAGGCCGACCTGATCCTGATCGAAGGGGTGATGGGGTTGTTCGACGGTAACCCGTCCAGCGCCGACCTGGCCCGCCATTTCGGCGTACCGGTGCTGGCGGTGATCGATGGCACGGCCATGGCGCAGACCTTCGGTGCCCTGGCCTTGGGCCTGGCGCGCTACCAGCCCGACCTGCCGTTCGCCGGCGTGCTGGCCAACCGGGTGGGCAGCCTGCGCCATGCGCAACTGCTGGAAGGAAGCCTGACCGAAGGCCTGCGTTGGTATGGCGGTTTGTCCCGCGAGCGCGGCATCGAGCTGCCCAGCCGCCACCTGGGGCTGGTGCAGGCCAGCGAACTGAACGACCTGGATGCACGCCTGGACGCCGCCGCCGAGGCACTCGGTGCGAGCTGCGACGCTGCCTTGCCACCGCCGGTGGCGTTTGCCGAGCCTGTGCCCGAAACCTGCGCCACGCCGCTGGCCGGTGTGCGTATCGGCGTGGCGCGGGACGAGGCGTTTGCCTTTATCTATGGCGCCAATCTCGACCTGTTGCGCACGCTTGGTGCGCACCTGGAATTCTTCTCGCCATTGCATGACCGCGCATTGCCAGCGGTGGACAGCCTGTACCTGCCGGGTGGCTATCCTGAGCTGCATCACCACGCGCTCGCCGGCAATGTGCCGATGAACGAAGCGATCCGGGCTCATCACGCCCAGGGCAAGCCTTTGTTGGCCGAGTGCGGTGGCATGCTGTACCTGCTCGATGCCCTGACCGACGTGGCGGGCGCGCGGGCCGAGCTGCTCGGCCTGCTGCCAGGCGAGGCGACCATGCAAAAGCGCCTGGCGGCCCTGGCGTTGCAGGCCGTGGAGTTGCCGGAAGGCACCTTGCGCGGGCACACCTATCACCATTCGCTGACCACCACCGCGCTGGAGTCGATCGCCCGGGGCCTGAGCCCCAACGGCGGGCGTGGCAACGAAGCGGTGTACCGCCTGGGGCGGCTGACGGCTTCCTACGTGCACTTCTACTTTCCTTCCAACCCGGATGCGGTGGCGGCGTTGTTGCGACCATGA
- the bluB gene encoding 5,6-dimethylbenzimidazole synthase: MSEHAYSDAERAAIYRAIGERRDMRHFAAGEVAPELLGRLLAAAHQAPSVGLMQPWRFIRISRRDLRAQIQALVESERVRTAEALGERSDAFMKLKVEGINDCAELLVAALMDNREAHIFGRRTLPEMDLASLACAIQNLWLAARGEGLGMGWVSLFDPQALATLLGMPAGAKPVAILCLGPVTEFYPAPMLVLENWAEERPLSEMLFENQWGERQ, translated from the coding sequence ATGAGCGAACATGCATACAGCGACGCCGAGCGCGCCGCGATCTACCGCGCCATCGGCGAGCGCCGGGACATGCGCCATTTCGCCGCTGGCGAGGTGGCGCCGGAGCTGCTCGGCCGCCTGCTGGCCGCTGCGCACCAGGCGCCCAGCGTAGGCCTGATGCAACCTTGGCGATTCATCCGTATCAGCCGGCGTGACCTGCGCGCGCAGATCCAGGCGTTGGTGGAAAGCGAACGGGTGCGAACTGCCGAGGCCCTGGGCGAACGCTCCGATGCCTTCATGAAACTGAAGGTGGAAGGTATCAACGACTGCGCCGAATTGCTGGTGGCTGCGCTGATGGACAACCGCGAAGCCCATATCTTCGGCCGCCGCACCCTGCCGGAAATGGACCTGGCCTCGCTGGCCTGCGCTATCCAGAACCTGTGGCTGGCGGCCCGCGGCGAAGGTCTGGGCATGGGCTGGGTGTCGCTGTTCGACCCGCAGGCCTTGGCTACGTTGCTGGGCATGCCGGCCGGAGCCAAGCCGGTGGCGATACTGTGCCTGGGCCCGGTGACCGAGTTCTACCCGGCCCCGATGCTGGTGCTTGAGAACTGGGCTGAGGAACGGCCTTTGAGCGAAATGCTGTTCGAAAACCAATGGGGAGAGCGCCAATGA
- the cbiB gene encoding adenosylcobinamide-phosphate synthase CbiB — translation MSVALLTVAGVALDALLGEPQRRHPLVAFGNMAGNLERRLNAGGRGWRSHGVSAWFLAVVPLTLVALVLSWLPYIGWLVDVLALYCAVGLRSLGEHVLPVANALRQGDLEEARRRVGFLVSRETRELDEPAVARAATESVLENGSDAVFAALFWFVVAGAPGVVLYRLSNTLDAMWGYRNERFERFGWCAARVDDVLNYIPARLVALTYALLGKTRLALACWRQQGPLWDSPNAGPVMAAGAGALGVELGGAAVYHGELHERPRLGQGPMADAEAIERGWGLVQRGVWLWLLVICLGAYIDA, via the coding sequence ATGAGCGTGGCCTTGCTGACCGTGGCCGGGGTGGCCCTGGATGCCTTGCTGGGCGAACCGCAGCGGCGTCACCCGCTGGTGGCGTTCGGCAACATGGCCGGCAACCTCGAGCGTCGCCTGAATGCCGGCGGGCGCGGCTGGCGCAGCCACGGTGTGAGCGCGTGGTTCCTGGCGGTGGTCCCGTTGACCCTGGTGGCCCTTGTCCTGTCCTGGTTGCCGTACATTGGCTGGCTGGTCGACGTGCTGGCCCTGTATTGCGCCGTCGGCCTGCGCAGCCTGGGCGAGCACGTGCTGCCGGTCGCCAATGCCTTGCGCCAGGGCGATCTGGAGGAAGCGCGACGCCGCGTTGGTTTCCTGGTCAGCCGCGAAACTCGCGAGCTGGACGAGCCCGCCGTGGCCCGCGCGGCCACCGAGTCGGTGCTGGAAAACGGCAGTGATGCGGTGTTCGCCGCACTGTTCTGGTTCGTCGTGGCCGGTGCGCCGGGCGTGGTGCTGTATCGCCTGAGCAACACGCTCGACGCCATGTGGGGCTATCGCAACGAACGTTTCGAACGCTTCGGCTGGTGCGCGGCGCGTGTCGACGACGTGCTCAACTATATTCCCGCCAGGCTGGTGGCGCTGACCTATGCACTGCTGGGCAAGACCCGCCTGGCCCTGGCCTGCTGGCGCCAGCAAGGCCCGCTGTGGGACAGCCCCAACGCCGGCCCGGTGATGGCCGCCGGTGCGGGCGCGCTGGGGGTGGAGCTGGGAGGCGCGGCGGTGTACCACGGTGAGTTGCATGAGCGACCGCGCCTGGGGCAAGGGCCAATGGCCGATGCCGAGGCCATCGAGCGTGGCTGGGGGCTGGTGCAGCGCGGTGTGTGGCTGTGGCTGCTGGTGATCTGCCTGGGGGCTTATATCGATGCTTGA
- the cobD gene encoding threonine-phosphate decarboxylase CobD produces the protein MLEHGGRLLRAVQQYGIAREQWLDLSSGIAPWSFPIPPIPLEAWARLPETGDGLEQAARTYYGARQLLPVAGSQAAIQALPLLRTACRVGVLAPCYAEHPYAWQRAGHQLLELDETKVEATLDSLDVLVLVNPNNPTGRRVSPERLLAWHARLAARGGWLLVDEAFMDNTPADSVIGHAERPGLVVLRSFGKFFGLAGVRLGFVAAERSLLLRLAELLGPWTVNGPTRVLAQASLADHARQRMQVERCAAASQRLAVLLDRAGLTPSGGCELFQYVRCEHAAQLHDFLARRGILVRLFEQPPALRLGLPACEADELRLAQALVAYQKETA, from the coding sequence ATGCTTGAACATGGGGGCCGCCTGCTGCGTGCGGTGCAGCAATATGGTATCGCCCGGGAACAGTGGCTGGACTTGTCCAGCGGCATTGCGCCGTGGTCTTTTCCGATCCCGCCGATTCCGCTGGAGGCCTGGGCTCGCCTGCCGGAAACCGGGGACGGCCTGGAGCAGGCTGCGCGCACCTACTACGGTGCCCGCCAATTGCTGCCGGTAGCCGGTTCGCAGGCCGCGATCCAGGCCCTGCCGTTGCTCCGCACAGCGTGCCGTGTGGGCGTGCTCGCACCGTGCTATGCCGAGCACCCGTACGCCTGGCAGCGGGCTGGGCACCAGTTGCTGGAGCTGGACGAAACCAAGGTCGAGGCGACGCTGGACAGCCTCGACGTGCTGGTGCTGGTCAACCCGAACAACCCAACCGGCCGCCGGGTGTCGCCTGAACGCCTGCTGGCGTGGCACGCGCGCCTGGCCGCCCGCGGTGGCTGGCTGCTGGTCGACGAAGCGTTCATGGACAACACCCCGGCCGACAGCGTGATCGGCCATGCCGAGCGCCCGGGCCTTGTCGTGCTGCGCTCGTTCGGCAAGTTCTTCGGCCTGGCCGGCGTGCGCCTGGGCTTCGTCGCTGCCGAGCGCAGCCTGCTGCTGCGCCTGGCTGAGTTGCTCGGCCCGTGGACCGTCAACGGCCCGACCCGGGTACTGGCCCAGGCCAGCCTGGCCGACCATGCCCGCCAGCGCATGCAGGTTGAACGCTGCGCCGCTGCCAGCCAGCGGCTGGCGGTGCTGCTGGACCGCGCCGGCCTGACGCCCAGCGGCGGTTGCGAGCTGTTCCAGTACGTGCGCTGCGAGCATGCTGCGCAACTGCATGATTTTCTCGCCCGCCGTGGCATCCTGGTACGCCTGTTCGAACAGCCGCCGGCGCTACGCCTGGGGCTGCCTGCCTGTGAAGCAGATGAACTGCGCCTGGCCCAGGCCCTGGTGGCCTATCAGAAGGAAACGGCATGA
- a CDS encoding cobyric acid synthase: MTTLMVQGTTSDAGKSTLVTALCRWLLRQGVGVVPFKPQNMALNSAVTADGGEIGRAQAVQAQACRLEPHTDMNPVLLKPNSDTGAQVIIHGRAVTSMNAVAYHDYKAIAMQAVLASHQRLSAAWPVVMVEGAGSPAEINLRAGDIANMGFAEAVDCPVILVADINRGGVFAHLVGTLELLSPSEQARVKGFVINRFRGDIALLQPGLDWLEQRTGKPVLGVLPYVSDLHLEAEDGIDARQGAKAGRVLKVIVPVLPRISNHTDFDPLRLHPQVDLQFIGPGQPIPAADLIILPGSKSVRGDLAQLRERGWDKAIARHLRYGGKLIGICGGLQMLGREVHDPLGLEGAAGSSPGLGLFDYATVLEAEKQLRNVAGTLTLEGVPVAGYEIHAGVTSGPALERPAVELADGRCDGAVSADGQVLATYLHGLFEGSQSCAALLRWAGLEDVQSIDYQALRERDIERLADLVDKHLDTARLRQLCGVA, encoded by the coding sequence ATGACCACCCTCATGGTGCAAGGCACCACCTCCGACGCGGGCAAGAGCACGCTGGTGACTGCGCTGTGCCGCTGGCTGTTGCGCCAAGGTGTCGGCGTGGTGCCATTCAAGCCGCAGAACATGGCGCTGAACAGCGCGGTGACCGCGGATGGCGGCGAAATCGGCCGGGCCCAGGCGGTACAGGCCCAGGCCTGCCGGCTGGAACCGCACACCGACATGAACCCGGTGCTGCTCAAGCCCAACAGCGATACCGGCGCCCAGGTGATCATTCACGGTCGTGCGGTCACCAGCATGAACGCGGTGGCCTATCACGACTACAAGGCCATCGCCATGCAGGCGGTGCTGGCGTCGCACCAACGCCTGAGCGCTGCCTGGCCGGTGGTGATGGTCGAGGGTGCGGGTTCGCCGGCGGAAATCAACCTGCGTGCCGGCGACATTGCCAACATGGGCTTTGCCGAAGCGGTGGACTGCCCGGTGATCCTGGTCGCCGACATCAACCGCGGCGGCGTGTTTGCCCACCTGGTGGGCACGCTGGAGTTGCTGTCGCCCAGCGAGCAGGCGCGGGTCAAGGGCTTCGTCATCAACCGCTTCCGGGGCGACATCGCCTTGCTGCAGCCCGGGCTGGACTGGCTGGAACAGCGCACCGGAAAACCGGTGCTGGGTGTACTGCCCTATGTCAGCGACCTGCACCTGGAAGCCGAGGACGGTATCGATGCACGCCAGGGAGCCAAGGCCGGGCGCGTGCTCAAGGTAATCGTCCCGGTACTGCCACGCATCAGCAACCACACCGACTTCGACCCGCTGCGCCTGCACCCGCAGGTCGACCTGCAGTTCATCGGCCCGGGCCAGCCGATCCCGGCTGCCGACCTGATCATCCTGCCGGGCTCGAAAAGCGTGCGCGGCGACCTGGCGCAGCTGCGCGAACGCGGCTGGGACAAGGCCATCGCACGGCACCTGCGCTATGGGGGCAAGCTGATCGGAATTTGCGGCGGCCTGCAGATGCTTGGCCGCGAAGTGCATGACCCGCTCGGTCTCGAAGGCGCTGCCGGCTCGAGCCCCGGGCTTGGCCTGTTCGACTACGCCACGGTGCTCGAAGCCGAGAAGCAACTGCGCAACGTTGCCGGCACGCTGACGCTTGAAGGCGTCCCGGTTGCCGGTTATGAAATTCACGCAGGCGTCACCAGCGGGCCGGCACTGGAGCGGCCTGCCGTGGAGCTTGCCGATGGCCGTTGCGATGGTGCCGTCAGTGCCGATGGCCAGGTGCTGGCCACTTACCTGCACGGCCTGTTCGAAGGCAGTCAGTCGTGCGCTGCGCTGCTGCGCTGGGCTGGCCTGGAGGACGTGCAGAGCATCGATTACCAGGCCCTGCGCGAACGCGACATCGAGCGCCTCGCCGACCTGGTGGACAAACACCTGGACACCGCGCGCCTGCGCCAGCTTTGTGGGGTCGCCTGA
- the cobU gene encoding bifunctional adenosylcobinamide kinase/adenosylcobinamide-phosphate guanylyltransferase has translation MHNLILGGARSGKSRLAEQLASASGLPVTYIATSQPLDGEMSTRVQLHRQRRPADWGLIEEPLALAAVLRAEAAEGRCLLVDCLTLWLTNLLLLEDDQRLAEERDALLACLEQLPGTLILVSNETGLGIVPMGELTRRYVDLAGGLHQAVAERCQRVVLTVAGLPLMLKGPAL, from the coding sequence ATGCACAACCTGATCCTCGGCGGTGCCCGCTCCGGCAAGAGCCGCCTGGCCGAACAGCTGGCCAGCGCCAGTGGCCTGCCGGTGACCTACATCGCCACCAGCCAGCCGCTGGACGGTGAAATGAGTACCCGCGTGCAGTTGCATCGTCAGCGCCGCCCGGCCGACTGGGGCCTGATCGAAGAGCCCTTGGCCCTGGCCGCCGTGCTGCGCGCTGAAGCGGCCGAAGGGCGCTGCCTGCTGGTGGATTGCCTGACGCTGTGGCTGACCAACCTGCTGCTGCTCGAAGACGACCAGCGCCTGGCCGAGGAGCGTGATGCGCTACTGGCCTGCCTGGAGCAATTGCCGGGTACGCTGATCCTGGTCAGTAACGAGACCGGCCTGGGCATCGTACCCATGGGCGAGCTGACCCGGCGCTATGTCGACCTGGCCGGCGGGTTGCACCAGGCCGTCGCCGAACGCTGCCAGCGCGTGGTGCTGACCGTGGCCGGCCTGCCCTTAATGCTCAAAGGACCTGCACTATGA